A genome region from Desulfobotulus mexicanus includes the following:
- a CDS encoding ATP-binding protein — MSPSSHTPWSAFFSGVSYKIIVLVGLIFIITGSLNIYLAIETGKKGERRERERTFDQSAQMVSHLMGLQRRMIEDRIQALSLNTALLTTVRKSEREKAEALLLATRRIDTTGLLEILFVSKPGTPRWADVSLDLFGEASDIAITHRDDFSHNAWAILSLTKDSTQYYLVYSTHLLDPVTGRVMAMLRGGVRLTENPTLIERWRHEAGLQGLALVWNKSILLSAMEKPVPWPTMNLPLSQVSKKNHLHYAQRTLPDTRENLSLILAISSQTDSEKETLGILMTFGSTTALALLLLLLLLLRQVASPLNALSKQARTLTHEKEGWLEIPEGQGYSELDSLIVSFNNLLREMRNSEARFRMIFDHGYFQAGLVSSEGIVDLVNQRAMDAMGMTAADVEGTPLVDTPWWKRSEDRNRLMLAMNLAISGIEDSFEAKQQTARGQTLTVLVNASPIQISGKRHILVSGVDISDRKRAEMALAEERSRLAQLNLFLESRVAERTRDLHAALENLKKTQNELLRSEKMSALGALVAGVSHELNTPIGNAVTVSSTLMDAQRRFVRKLQTGLTRSDLNNFLETVEEASTLLDRNLERTADLVNSFKQVAVDQSSYQRRNFELKEIIDEIIITMGPAIKKTPHRLEVSVPEGISMDSYPGPLGQILMNLITNALIHAFDGESAGNIIIHAQRNEKKQVLINIEDNGCGIPEENKTRIFDPFFTTRLGQGGSGLGLHIVFNLVQELLGGHIELDAHRQRGSSFIISLPLTAPVQKLSPSTEPMQS, encoded by the coding sequence GAGAGGGAGCGAACCTTTGACCAGAGCGCCCAGATGGTCAGCCATCTCATGGGTCTGCAACGTCGCATGATTGAAGACAGAATACAGGCCCTCAGCCTGAATACCGCCCTGCTCACTACCGTCAGGAAATCAGAACGGGAAAAGGCAGAAGCCCTGCTCCTTGCCACCAGACGCATTGATACCACAGGCTTGCTTGAAATTCTATTCGTCTCAAAGCCCGGTACTCCCCGCTGGGCCGATGTCAGCCTTGATCTTTTCGGTGAAGCCTCAGACATCGCCATTACCCACAGGGATGATTTTTCCCATAATGCATGGGCTATTCTGTCTTTAACAAAAGATTCAACCCAATATTATCTCGTTTACAGTACCCACCTTCTGGATCCTGTTACCGGACGGGTTATGGCCATGCTCCGGGGAGGTGTCAGGCTGACGGAAAACCCAACGTTAATAGAAAGATGGCGTCATGAAGCAGGTCTTCAGGGACTGGCTCTGGTATGGAACAAAAGTATTCTTCTTTCTGCCATGGAAAAACCAGTGCCATGGCCCACCATGAACCTTCCCCTTTCTCAAGTAAGCAAAAAAAACCACCTCCATTACGCCCAGCGAACGCTGCCCGATACCCGGGAAAACCTTTCCCTGATTCTTGCCATTTCTTCCCAGACCGATTCTGAAAAAGAAACCCTTGGTATTCTCATGACCTTTGGCAGTACTACGGCCCTTGCCCTTCTTCTGCTGCTTTTACTTCTACTGCGTCAGGTAGCCTCACCCCTTAATGCCCTGTCCAAACAGGCCCGGACCCTCACCCATGAAAAAGAGGGATGGCTTGAAATCCCTGAAGGACAGGGCTATAGTGAGCTGGACAGTCTTATTGTATCCTTTAATAATCTTCTGCGGGAAATGCGAAACAGCGAAGCACGCTTCCGTATGATCTTTGACCATGGCTACTTTCAGGCTGGACTTGTATCATCCGAAGGCATTGTTGACCTGGTGAATCAAAGAGCCATGGATGCCATGGGAATGACCGCCGCTGATGTGGAAGGAACCCCATTGGTGGACACTCCATGGTGGAAACGCTCCGAAGACAGAAACCGCCTGATGCTGGCCATGAACCTTGCCATTTCCGGTATTGAGGACAGCTTTGAAGCCAAGCAGCAGACAGCCAGAGGCCAGACCCTGACCGTACTGGTCAATGCAAGCCCCATACAGATCAGCGGAAAACGCCATATTCTTGTTTCCGGAGTAGATATCAGCGACAGAAAAAGAGCTGAAATGGCTCTTGCGGAAGAGCGCAGCCGTCTGGCCCAGCTCAACCTTTTCCTTGAAAGCCGTGTGGCAGAAAGAACAAGAGATCTTCATGCGGCACTGGAAAATCTCAAGAAAACCCAGAACGAACTACTCAGATCAGAAAAAATGTCTGCCCTTGGAGCCCTTGTGGCGGGTGTTTCCCATGAGCTAAACACCCCCATAGGTAATGCCGTAACCGTATCCAGTACCCTCATGGATGCACAAAGGCGATTTGTGAGAAAACTTCAGACCGGCCTCACCCGTTCCGATCTCAATAACTTTCTTGAAACCGTTGAAGAAGCCAGTACTCTTCTGGACAGAAATCTTGAAAGGACCGCAGACCTTGTAAACAGTTTCAAACAAGTGGCCGTAGACCAGTCCAGCTATCAGCGAAGAAACTTTGAACTAAAAGAAATTATAGACGAAATCATTATCACCATGGGCCCTGCCATAAAAAAAACCCCCCACAGACTGGAAGTCTCTGTGCCAGAGGGAATTTCCATGGACAGTTATCCGGGCCCTCTGGGGCAGATACTGATGAATCTCATCACCAATGCACTCATCCATGCTTTCGATGGGGAGAGTGCCGGTAATATTATCATCCATGCACAAAGGAATGAGAAAAAACAGGTTCTGATAAATATAGAAGACAACGGCTGTGGAATTCCCGAAGAAAACAAAACCAGAATTTTCGATCCCTTCTTCACCACAAGACTGGGACAGGGTGGCTCAGGCCTTGGGCTGCACATAGTTTTCAATCTGGTTCAGGAACTGCTCGGTGGCCATATTGAACTTGATGCACACAGGCAAAGGGGAAGCTCTTTTATAATTAGCCTTCCCCTTACTGCACCAGTTCAGAAACTATCCCCATCTACGGAACCCATGCAATCATAA